The segment GCTAACCGAATCGCCTTAACACTGCCGTCTGCGCCGTCATAAAACGCCTTGCGCGCAGCCGCATCAGCCTTCGGAGCTGACGGATCGATCGCTTTGATGACTTTGTCGAACCAAGCACCGAGACCACCTGGTTCTGAGTTGGCTGCTACCGACGTCGGAGGAAGGGCGACACCAGTTGCCGGCGGTGGGGCCGGAAGCGGCGGTTGTCCTGCAATCGGGCTCGGACTTGGACTTGGCCCCGACCCGGGTGCTGGCGGCGGAGCCGGTGGGTTTTGTAACGCCCACTGCGCGGGCGGCAGTACCGTCGTTAGCAGTCGGTACGTCTTCGGCAGGTTATCCTTGATAAACGCCTGTGAGCTCGGAGAGCAGTAGTAGTTGGCGTAGGCTTCGGCCCAAGCCTCTGCGGGGCTAGACTTGGCGTATCCACGAATCATGCCGCCCTTGCTGTTGAGCTCGTTGACGATGTCACGTAGCGCTTGGTCGAAGTTAGCAAATTCTGTCTTCTGCGCAGCCTCGCGTGCAACGATCTCGACTGCGTGACCCACTTCATGCTGCATGGCGAATCCGGCCTGGCTACCACCCGTGGTGATACTGGTCGCAACCATGCCGCGGAAGCCATTCTTCGTGGCACCAGATTGCAGGGTCGTGAGACCAGCGACACCAAAGAAAAGCGCCGCCGGTTTGATACCAGATAACTTACGGCTGCTAAATGTCCAGACTAGATGCTCGAGGTCACGGTCAGGAACGCCAGCGACGCGATTCTTGGCGACGTCCATCTGCGCACCCTGAAACCCACTGATGAACCCTGCTGGTAGACTATCGATGTAGTTCATGCGCGCCGCGTTGTGCGTCACGCACTGCTGATCGCCTTCCTGCAAATAACGCAGATGGTTGTCGTGGGATTCGGTGAACCGACAACCAGGCGCTGTCAATATCGCCAAACCTACGAGCCCTGCGAACCACGAAATCCTTGTGGGAGCTAGTTTGATCATTTTTGGGAATCCACTACTTAACGAGATGGGTGACTCACCCTACACGTCCCGCTTATCGGCAAAATGGGCGTCCGACTTTAGATAAACTGCAAAGAAATATTTTTCACCGCTATTTTCCGCTTGTTAGAGAACCCCCCGGCGACACATATGACTGAGAAATCGAGTACAATTAAAGACTGTAACCCTGAGGGACTCACGTTCGTAGGCGAGCCAAACTGCAACAGGAACACCCACACATGAGTGAGGATACGACGGCACAACCCGACCTAATAAAGCGTGGGCGCGGGATTTTTGCTTGTCTGACAATCATACTAGCCGCTCTAGCTCTGTACGGAGGTACAGCCAACTACGGCTTCCTCGAACACGATGACGACCGCAATATTTACGAAAACCACCGCATCCTGAATCCAACCAGCTCAAATTACGCCTCTTATTGGAGCGAGCCGTACCTCGGACTGTATATCCCCGTGACGTATACCTACTGGACCGCACTATCGGGTCTTTCGCATGCGCTCTCCGATACCTCTGAGACCCAAAATGAGGCCCAAAAACCGGACCCTAGGTGGTTTCACCGTGGTAATGTGATCTTGCATGCGACCAACGGACTGCTCGTGATGATGCTACTTAGGATTGTGGGATTTGGTTTACTGGCATCGACATTTGGTGCCTTGTTTTTTGTGGCGCACCCACTGCAAGTCGAAGCGGTAGCTTGGGCTTCTGGTGCCAAAGATGTGTGGTCGACTTTTTGGGGGCTTTTGTCTCTGGTCGCCTTCGCTCGGTACCTAAACAAACAAATACCGCACCGCCGCCTTATGCTCAGCCTTAATTATATATTTTACGCACTGGCAATACTTTGTAAGCCATCGCAAGTCGTCATCCCAGCACTCTGTGCCCTCATGCTTTATCACAAGGAGAGTAAATTCAGCCTCCAGCGTTTAACTGTGTTCATTCCTCACGGCGTCGTGCTCAGTGCCTATCTTTTACTGGCTAATGTAAGTCAGGGCGCCGAGGGCACATTCAAGCCGGTGCCCCTAGCCTTGCGGCCGCTGATCGCCGGGGATGCCATAAACTTTTATGCCTCAAAAATCATACTTCCCATAGACCTCGCCGTTGATTATGCCCGCCATCCCTACGCAGTGATCAATAACAAGGGGGCTCTCGTGCTCTCTTTTCTCACGCTAGTTATACTCGCCGTCTCCCTGGTCGCTACCTTAGTCACGAACAAGCCGTGGTTGAAAAAAACCACCGTGGTGTGTGGCATGTTTGTTGTGAGCCTAGTCCCGGTGCTCGGATTGGTGCCATTCGGCTATCAATTCTTCTCGACGGTATGTGACAGGTATGCATACTTGGCAGTCATCGCTCCCGCCTGGGCGCTTGCCTCCATGACGCAGGGCGTAGGCGCCCGGCGTCGCGCCATTCAAATAATAACGACCCTGTACCTGCTGACGCTAAGCTTTGCTACAGCGCATCAGATCGAGTACTGGCACGATGAAACGACGCTGTTTCAACACAGTCTGGAGGTTCAAGCAGATGGTGCTGTTGCCCTCATTGGACGGTCCAATGAGCTTGCTAAAAAAGGTGATTGGCGCTCCACGTTACCGTTACTTGAGAGGGCAAGTCAGGCACTTCCAGACTGGGCAAGGCCCCATAACAACCTCGGAACCAGCTTCGTGAACTTGGATCGTTATCAAGACGCTGCAGATGCGCTGGCCAAAGCCCTTAAACTTCGTCCCGTTTATCCCCTAGCATGGTCAAACCGCTGCTCAGTCGTGAGGCAGCTCAAGCGTCTAGATGAGGCGGCACATGACTGTAAAATGGCTGTGGATCAGGCACCAGAATTTGCTCCGGCACACTTAAATATGGCCCTGACTTTGATGGATATGGGCAACTGGGCAGGTGCCGCGGCTAGTTATCAAAAAGCCCTAGCACTCGACCCGAACAATTATGATTCG is part of the Deltaproteobacteria bacterium genome and harbors:
- a CDS encoding tetratricopeptide repeat protein; protein product: MSEDTTAQPDLIKRGRGIFACLTIILAALALYGGTANYGFLEHDDDRNIYENHRILNPTSSNYASYWSEPYLGLYIPVTYTYWTALSGLSHALSDTSETQNEAQKPDPRWFHRGNVILHATNGLLVMMLLRIVGFGLLASTFGALFFVAHPLQVEAVAWASGAKDVWSTFWGLLSLVAFARYLNKQIPHRRLMLSLNYIFYALAILCKPSQVVIPALCALMLYHKESKFSLQRLTVFIPHGVVLSAYLLLANVSQGAEGTFKPVPLALRPLIAGDAINFYASKIILPIDLAVDYARHPYAVINNKGALVLSFLTLVILAVSLVATLVTNKPWLKKTTVVCGMFVVSLVPVLGLVPFGYQFFSTVCDRYAYLAVIAPAWALASMTQGVGARRRAIQIITTLYLLTLSFATAHQIEYWHDETTLFQHSLEVQADGAVALIGRSNELAKKGDWRSTLPLLERASQALPDWARPHNNLGTSFVNLDRYQDAADALAKALKLRPVYPLAWSNRCSVVRQLKRLDEAAHDCKMAVDQAPEFAPAHLNMALTLMDMGNWAGAAASYQKALALDPNNYDSLYFWASALRDRGDYHGAIQSFTKLAALYPRSEEARRELEHTQSLAATGGTAKN